A window of Agelaius phoeniceus isolate bAgePho1 chromosome 9, bAgePho1.hap1, whole genome shotgun sequence genomic DNA:
TCCCGAGGCCGAGCTCCCAAAggatctgccagcagcactcctgATGTCTCCGAAGCAAAGTACTGATTGTTCCAGGCAGAGAGATGCCGGCTGTGAGCAGGAGGAGAGTGAACTCTGCTCCATTCGTGGAGCTGTGAAGGAGCCCCTGAAGAACAGATCAGCAACAGGGAATACACTCAGAAGATTCCTGGGTGAGTGCAGGGCCACCCCTGTGGCCTCTAGGGTGGGgacagtgtcccctcccaagggcagggctggcaggtgtGTGGCTGTTTCCCGATGTCTGGCAGAGGCCTGGTGCTCTGCTGGGCCCCATCAGTGGCTGGAAGCaagagccccagctgcccccaaggctgtgcagttctcctgctgcagcctgtggccacagctgtgtccctgcctgtggccacagctgtgtccctgcctgtggccaggctcttggctctctggctgccagctgagTGAGGCCCACActggctcagggctccctgctctgctccctggccatggGCTGAGCAGATTGCAGGCCCGGCTCTGCTtctggcagccagcagctctttcCTGCTCCAGGTGAATGGATCAGGGGCCATCCCGTGGGCACGGCGGTGCtgattctgctgctcctggtgctggtgctggcgTTGGGggtggccttggctgtgctggcaggtaagggaggggcagcagcctgggcccagcccctcGGGGCAGAGcgggctccctgctccctgcacagggcaatCCTCAGaccttctcctcttccccctgcagcaccacaggtTCCAGTCACAGCTGCGACTCCGCTGTCACTTCTGGGCTGTCCCCGTGGCTGGGTTGGCTACAATGGGGTCTGCTACTACTTCTCACAGGATTACGGCACCTGGGAGCAGGGTCAGGAACGGTGCTCCGAGCTCGGGGCCTCCCTGGCCATTGCCAAGGATGAGGAGGCCATGGTGAgtgaggggctgcgggcggtGTGGGGTGGCTGAGGGCAGCCTGGGGGTGCTCCtgggccgggctcggtgctcgtagggccggggctgcagccctgagccGGGGCcttgcagggaaggagccccgggcccgtgtccccccgaggggccggggcagctcccactcctcccctctctcctggGCAGGATTTGCTCTTCCACCTCTGTGGGAAGGTCGATTACTGGCTCGGGCTGCGCAGACGGGGCGAGCGCCTGCACTGGGGGGACGGCAGCAGCTACAGCTCCCGGTGAGTGccggggagccgggcagggcctgggggcacaggggcacaagggctgcccctggcagccagcgctgcctctgctcctccctgcagggttCCTGTCCTCGGCGATTCCCAGTGCGTGTACCTGGCTGACAGGAGATTGAGGAGTGACAACTGCTCCAATGAGCGGCCGTATCTCTGCAGCAaggccccagctcccctgtaACAGGGGCTGCAGAAAGGACCTTCTCCacactgggcagtgccagcttcacctctgagcccagcacagcgcTGTCCTTCCTCAGCTGCACCCTGTGCCTTGCACTCCCTCTCAGGGTCACCTCAGTGCCTCTTCATGCCCAGTGCCAacgctgggctggggctgcaaagGAAAAGTCTCTGCAATCCATCCTGCCaccgctgctgcctgcagtgactGCATTGCCCTCATGACACAACAAGCCCCAATGGGAATCCAAATTGCCTTGGGCTCTTGGAAATCATCTCCAAGTGGCCAGAATGGGACACTTTTGGACTGTCTTTGGAAGAGGAAGAACAGCTGACACATGCTGAGGTGGAATCCCATTTTCGGCATCAGGCACCTGGCTGTGAAGAAGGgtctgctgtctgtctgtctgtgtgtgaaGGATCTGACTGTCCTCCTGTGGGAGGagtcccaggctggagcaggatcAGGGTTTTTCTCCCTGAGGGAGAAGCAGTGACATGACCCATCCCTCTGTGCCACtgtgtggggaggagggagggagggaactgGGGACAAAATGAAGCCCAGGAAGCAGAGAACAGTGTCAGGAACACTTTTTAGGGTTTGGTTTTATTATATTATAGGTTGTATTGTATTCTATTGTATTCAATTGTATATTATTCTCTTGCTCTGATTTGTAtgataataaattcaattaaatgTAATTTCCCCAGTCCGGGCCTGTTCTACCCATGATGGGTGAGAGATCTCTGGCTGCCTTTCTTGAGAGCCCTGAGCCTTTCCTGCTGTGTTCTGTTGtctgcacaggggcagcaggagaggccaGAGCGCTTTTGCTGGCCCGGGCACCTGGCcttgcccagcccagcccaagaaTCTCTGCGGGAATTCCCTGTTGAGAGCCCCAGGAGCGGCTTCCCCGGGCTGCGCTTCTtccccagctcacacagagtGGGGCCCTTTTTCTTCGCACGCTTTTTTCGGGACAGCAACGTCGCTGCCCCCGCGACGCGCTCCTCGCTTTGCCGCCCCGCTcgctgctgccctgctgctcgGCATCGCTGCCGCACGCGGATGAAGCAAAACTCTCCCAGAGCGAGAGAGAGAGCCCCGAGCTGCGGCGGCAGCAGCCCGAGTGCCCTGGGAGCGTGAGCGCAGAGCGGCAGCAGCCCGAGTGCCCTGGGAGCGTGAGCGCAGAGCGGCACCAGCCCGAGTGCGGGCACAAAGCGCCGCATCCTGCCTGCTCCGGGGCCGAGGCTGCTCGGCGCTGCCCTCGGTACCGGGACCCGCTCCGTGTCCACAGGCAGGGAGCCGCAGCGGCCGTGCCGGCGCTCGGTGTGCCCGGGCTCCAAGGCGCCGGGGCAGGGAATGCGGGGCACAATGGTGAGCAGCCcggagctgctgcttcttgcCCCTCGGCAGGGCCGGGCTCCGAGCCGCAGCTGCCCCGGGCCAGCAGCAGGCGGCAGCTCGCAGGCCGGGTGAGGGGGCGCCAtgaggcggccgggccgggggggaagaggagaggcacAGAGCGGTTTTGGTGGCACCTCTGGGCACCTGGCCAGGCTCACTCCAAGAATCCCTGCCGTGAATCAATTTGGTCCAAGAAAACACAATCATTCGGGTGATTTGCATGACGTaccctgcctggctctgccgctccccgccccgcTCGCGGTTCCCGTGCGGGCTCTCGTCACCGCCCCTCGGTGCTTCCCTGACGCTGATTTGTCAAATCGGCCAAAAGCCGCTCAAACACCGCCCTCGGCGGCCGATAGCACCAGGTCGAGTGCCCGGAGAGTGCAGGTGGCGGCCCCCGGAGCccggcgaggcggcggcggagctcggAGGCGGCTCCAGTCCAGGTGGGAGCCGCGGTCGGTGCTGCCCCAgctcggggctcgctgcgggcGGAGGGGCCGCGCTGAGGGccgggggggacatgggggaatTCGGCACAAGGAACTCGCCCGTTTTGGTGGCACCGGGCACCTGGCCAGGCTCACTCCAAGAATCCCTGCTGTCATTCACTGTTGAGAGCCCCAGGAGCGGCTTCCCCGGGGCTGCGGTTCTCGACCAGCTTCAACAGAGTGGGGCCCTTTTCCCTAGCAAGGTTTTTGCAGGACAGGAGTGACCTGACTGCTCTGCTGGCGTGGCTTCTGCTTCTGAATATGCCCCTGCCTCTGGCTCCCAATGGAGGCACCGGGAGTCGCTTTGGTACAAGAAAGCAAAAGGGCTCCCGTGATTTCCATGAAGCGCGCTGCCTTTCGAAGCCCGCTCGCTGCTCCCCTGTTCCCCACTCTTCACCCCGCCTCGCTGCTTTCCCGCACGCAGATCGGTCAAATGGGCCAAAAGCCGCTCCCGcatgggctctgtgctgaggcaCCAGCCCGAGTGCCCTGGGAGGGTGAGCGCAGAGCGGCACCAGCCCGAGTGCCCGCGGAGCCCGGCCGGGATGGGAggggcggcgggcggagcgTTCGGGTCATTCCCCAGCGGGGGCGGCACCCGGAGCCCGGCGAGGCGGTGGCGGAGCTCGGAGGCGGCTCCAGGCCAGGCGCCACCCGCGGTcggtgctgccccagctcccggAGGCTGCGCTTGTCTCCGCAGCTGCTGCCGCACCTCTGGGCAGCGGGGACAgcgcagccacagctgccaccgCCCTCCTGAGCCCCCAGCGCCGGCACCAGCAGTGACCTCTCCCCGTGTCCCTTTCAGGGTGCCATCAGCGCGGCTGCGAAGCTGTTCCCGAGGCCGAGCTCCCAAAggatctgccagcagcactcctgATGTCTCCGAAGCAAAGTACTGATTGTTCCAGGCAGAGAGATGCTGCCTGTGGGCTGGACGAGAGTGAAGTCTGCTCCATTCGTGCAGTTGCGAATgagccccagcatccccagcagggaccagcAGCCGCGGTTCCACACCTGTCTGGGGCCCAAGAAGCCACCTGGCATAAGCAGGGGGATGCCACTTGTGAGTGTGCAGTGAGTGCAGATGTGGAGAATGGATTCTGCACCAGTGATGGGAGTGTGAGAGAGCCCCTGGCTCCCCAGGGCATATCAGGAACCAAGAATGGAACCAAAAGGAACCGCAGAAGATTCCTGGGTGAGTGCAGGGCCACCCCTGTGGCCTCTAGGGTGGGgacagtgtcccctcccaagggcagggctggcaggtgtGTGGCTGTTTCCCGATGTCTGGCAGAGGCCTGGTGCTCTGCTGGGCCCCATCAGTGGCTGGAAGCaagagccccagcagcccccaaggctgtgcagttctcctgctgcagcctgtggccacagctgtgtccctgcctgtggccacagctgtgtccctgcctgtggccaggctcttggctctctggctgccagctgagTGAGGCCCACActggctcagggctccctgctctgctccctggccatgggctgagcagattgcaggcccagctctgcttctggcagccagcagctctttcCTGCTCCAGGTGAATGGATCAGGGGCCATCCCGTGGGCACGGCGGTGCtgattctgctgctcctggtgctggtgctggctttgggggtggccctggctgtgctggcaggtaagggaggggcagcagcctgggcccagcccctcGGGGCAGAGcgggctccctgctccctgcacagggcaatCCTCAGaccttctcctcttccccctgcagcaccacaggtTCCAGTCACAGCTGCGACTCCTCTGTCACTTCTGGGCTGTCCCCGTGGCTGGGTTGGCTACAATGGGGTCTGCTACTACTTCTCACAGGATTACGGCACCTGGGAGCAGGGTCAGGAACGGTGCTCCGAGCTCGGGGCCTCCCTGGCCATTGCCAAGGATGAGGAAATGGTGAgtgaggggctgcgggcggtGTGGGGTGGCTGAGGGCAGCCTGGGGGTGCTCCtgggccgggctcggtgctcgTAGGGCCGGGGCCGCAGCCCTGGGCCGGGGCcttgcagggaaggagccccgGCGTGCAgggggagccccgggcccgtgtccccctgaggggccggggcagctcccactcctcccctctctcctggGCAGATTTTGCTCTCCCGTGTCTGTGGGAAGGTCGATTACTGGCTCGGGCTGCGCAGACGGGGCGAGCGCCTGCACTGGGGGGACGGCAGCAGCTACAGCTCCCGGTGAGTGccggggagccgggcagggcctgggggcacaggggcacaagggctgcccctggcagccagcgctgcctctgctcctccctgcagggttCCTGTCCTCGGCAATTCCCAGTGTGTGTACCTGGCTGACAGGAGATTGAGGAGTGACAACTGCTCCAATGAGCGGCCGTATCTCTGCAGCAaggccccagctcccctgtaACAGGGGCTGCAGAAAGGACCTTCTCCacactgggcagtgccagcttcacctctgagcccagcacagcgcTGTCCTTCCTCAGCTGCACCCTGTGCCTTGCACTCCCTCTCAGGGTCACCTCAGTGCCTCTTCATGCCCAGTGCCAacgctgggctggggctgcaaagGAAAAGTCTCTGCAATCCATCCTGCCACCggtgctgcctgcagtgacTGCATTGCCCTCATGACACAACAAGCTCCAATGGGAAATCCAAATTGCCCTGGGCTCTTGGAAATCATCTCCAAGTGGCCAGAATGGGACACTTTTGGACTGTCTTTGGAAGAGGAAGAACAGCTGACACATGCTGAGGTGGAATCCCATTTTCGGCATCAGGCACCTGGCTGTGAAGAAGGgtctgctgtctgtctgtctgtgtgtgaaGGATCTGACTGTCCTCCTGTGGGAGGagtcccaggctggagcaggatcAGGGTTTTTCTCCCTGAGGGAGAAGCAGTGACATGACCCATCCCTCTGTGCCACtgtgtggggaggagggaaggagggaactGGGGACAAAGTGAAGCCCAGGAAGCAGAGAACAGTGTCAGGAACACTTTTTAGGGTTTGGTTTTATTATATTATAGGTTGTGTTGTATTGTACtgtattgtattatattgtaTTCTATTGTATTCAATTGTATATTATTCTCTTGCTCTGATTTGTAtgataataaattcaattaaatgTAATTTCCCCAGTCCGGGCCTGTTCTACCCATGATGGGTGAGAGATCTCTGGCTGCCTTTCTTGAGAGCCCCGAGCCTTTCCTGCTGTGTTCTGTTGtctgcacaggggcagcaggagaggccaGAGCGCTTTTGCTGGCCCCGGGCACCTGGCCTTGCCCAGCCCAACCACAAGAATCTCTGCGAGAATTCCCTGTTGAGAGCCCCAGGAGCGGCTTCCCCGGGCTGCGCTTCTtccccagctcacacagagtGGGGCCCTTTTTCTTCGCACGCTTTGTTCGGGACAGCAACGTCGCTGCCCCCGCGACGCGCTCCTCGCTTTGCCGCCCCGCTcgctgctgccctgctgctcgGCATCGCTGCCGCACGCGGATGAGGCAAAACCCTCCCAGAGCGAGAGAGAGAGCCCCGAGCTGCGGCGGCAGCAGCCCGAGTGCCCTGGGAGGGTGAGCGCAGAGCGGCAGCAGCCCGAGTGCCCTGGCAGCGTGAGCGCAGAGCGGCACCAGCCCGAGTGCGGGCACAAAGCGCCGCATCCTGCCTGCTCCGGGGCCGAGGCTGCTCGGCGCTGCCCTCGGTACCGGGACCCGCTCCGTGTCCACAGGCAGGGAGCCGCAGCGGCCGTGCCGGCGCTCGGTGTGCCCGGGCTCCAAGGCGCCGGGGCAGGGAATGCGGGGCACAACGGTGAgcagcccggggctgctgcttcttgcCCCTCGGCAGGGCCGGGCTCCGAGCCGCAGCTGCCCCGGGCCAGCAGCAGGCGGCAGCTCGCAGGCCGGGTGAGGGGGCGCCAtgaggcggccgggccgggggggaagaggagaggcacAGAGCGGTTTTGGTGGCACCTCTGGGCATCTGGCCAGGCTCACTCCAAGAATCCCTGCCGTGAGTCACTTTGGTCCAAGAAAACACAATCATTCGGGTGATTTGCTTGAcgtgcccggcccggccctgccccttTCCGCCCCGCTCGCGACTCCCGTCCGGGCTCTCGTCACCGCCCCTCGGTGCTTTCCCTGACGCTGATTTGTCAAATCGGCCAAAAGCCGCTCAAACACCGCCCTCGGCGGCCGATAGCACCAGGTCGAGTGCCCGGAGAGTGCAGGTGGCGGCACCCGGAGCccggcgaggcggcggcggagctcggAGGCAGCTTCAGCCCAGGTGGGAGCCGCGGTCGGTGCTGCCCCAgctcggggctcgctgcgggcGGAGGGGCCGCGCTGAGGGccgggggggacatgggggaagcCGGCACAAGGAACTTGCCCGTTTTGGTGGCATCGGGCACCTCCTGGCCAGGCTCACTCCAAGAATCCCTGCTGTCATTCACTGTTGAGAGCCCCAGAAGCGGCTTCCCCGGGGCTGCGGTTCTCGACCAGCTTCAACAGAGTGGGGCTCTTTTCCCTAGGAAGGCTTTTGCAGGACAGAGTGACCTGACTGCTCTGCTGGCGTGGCTTCTGCTTCTGAATATGCCCCTGCCTCTGGCTCCCGAAGTGGCAGCGGGAGTCGCTTTGGTACAAGAAAGCAAAAGGGCTGCCGTGATTTCCATGAAGCGCGCTGCCTTTCGAAGCCCGCTCGCTGCTCCCCTGTTCCTTACTCTTCACCCCGCCTCGCTGCTTTCCCGCACGCAGATCGGTCAAAAGGGCCAAAAGCCGCTCCCGcatgggctctgtgctgaggcaCCAGCCCGAGTGCCCTGGGAGGGTGAGCGCAGAGCGGCACCAGCCCGAGTGCCCGCGGAGCCCGGCCGGGATGGGAggggcggcgggcggagcgTTCGGGTCATTCCCCAGCGGGGGCGGCACCCGGAGCccggcgaggcggcggcggagctcggAGGCGGCTCCAGGCCAGGCGCCACCCGCGGTcggtgctgccccagctcccggAGGCTGCGCTTGTCTCCGCAGCTGCTGCCGCACCTCTGGGCAGCGGGGACAgcgcagccacagctgccaccgCCCTCCTGAGCCCCCAAGCGCCGGCACCAGCAGTGACCTCTCCCCGTGTCCCTTTCAGGGTGCCATCAGCGCGGCTGCGAAGCTGTTCCCGAGGCCGAGCTCCCAAAggatctgccagcagcactcctgATGTCTCCGAAGCAAAGTACTGATTGTTCCAGGCAGAGAGATGCTGCCTGTGGGCTGGACGAGAGTGAAGTCTGCTCCATTCGTGGAGTTGCGAATgagccccagcatccccagcagggaccagcAGCCGCGGTTCCACACCTGCCTGGGGCCCAAGAAGCCACCTGGCATAAGCACGGGGATGCCACTTGTGAGTGTGCAGTGAGTGCAGATGTGGACAATGGATTCTGCACCAGTGATGGGAGTGTGAGAGAGCCCCTGGCTCCCCAGGGCATATCAGGAACCAAGAATGAACACAAAAGGAACCGCAGAAGATTCCTGGGTGAGTGCAGGGCCACCCCTGTGGTTTCTAGGTTGGGgacagtgtcccctcccaagggcagggctggcaggtgtGTGGCTGTTTCCCGATGTCTGGCAGAGGCCTGGTGCTCTGCTGGGCCCCATCAGTGGCTGGAAGCaagagccccagctgcccccaagGCTGTGCAGTTCTCCTGCTGCggcctgtgcccacagctgtgtccctgcctgtggccaggctcttggctctctggctgccagctgagTGAGGCCCACActggctcagggctccctgctctgctccctggccatggGCTGAGCAGATTGCAGGCCCGGCTCTGCTtctggcagccagcagctctttcCTGCTCCAGGTGAATGGATCAGGGGCCATCCCGTGGGCACGGCGGTGCtgattctgctgctcctggtgctggtgctggctttgggggtggccttggctgtgctggcaggtaagggaggggcagcagcctgggcccagcccctcGGGGCAGAGcgggctccctgctccctgcacagggcaatCCTCAGaccttctcctcttccccctgcagcaccacaggtTCCAGTCACAGCTGCGACTCCTCTGTCACTTCTG
This region includes:
- the LOC129123098 gene encoding uncharacterized protein LOC129123098 isoform X3, producing MGGQDCSFSSGAAAGPGEAMAELRGGSSPGCHQRGSEAVPEAELPKDLPAALLMSPKQSTDCSRQRDAGCEQEESELCSIRGAVKEPLKNRSATGNTLRRFLGEWIRGHPVGTAVLILLLLVLVLALGVALAVLAGKGGAAAWAQPLGAERAPCSLHRAILRPSPLPPAAPQVPVTAATPLSLLGCPRGWVGYNGVCYYFSQDYGTWEQGQERCSELGASLAIAKDEEAMILLSRVCGKVDYWLGLRRRGERLHWGDGSSYSSRVPVLGNSQCVYLADRRLRSDNCSNERPYLCSKAPAPL
- the LOC129123098 gene encoding uncharacterized protein LOC129123098 isoform X4, yielding MGGQDCSFSSGAAAGPGEAMAELRGGSSPGCHQRGSEAVPEAELPKDLPAALLMSPKQSTDCSRQRDAGCEQEESELCSIRGAVKEPLKNRSATGNTLRRFLGEWIRGHPVGTAVLILLLLVLVLALGVALAVLAAPQVPVTAATPLSLLGCPRGWVGYNGVCYYFSQDYGTWEQGQERCSELGASLAIAKDEEAMILLSRVCGKVDYWLGLRRRGERLHWGDGSSYSSRVPVLGNSQCVYLADRRLRSDNCSNERPYLCSKAPAPL
- the LOC129123098 gene encoding uncharacterized protein LOC129123098 isoform X1, yielding MGGQDCSFSSGAAAGPGEAMAELRGGSSPGCHQRGCEAVPEAELPKDLPAALLMSPKQSTDCSRQRDAACGLDESEVCSIRAVANEPQHPQQGPAAAVPHLSGAQEATWHKQGDATCECAVSADVENGFCTSDGSVREPLAPQGISGTKNGTKRNRRRFLGEWIRGHPVGTAVLILLLLVLVLALGVALAVLAAPQVPVTAATPLSLLGCPRGWVGYNGVCYYFSQDYGTWEQGQERCSELGASLAIAKDEEMILLSRVCGKVDYWLGLRRRGERLHWGDGSSYSSRVPVLGNSQCVYLADRRLRSDNCSNERPYLCSKAPAPL
- the LOC129123098 gene encoding uncharacterized protein LOC129123098 isoform X2 gives rise to the protein MGGQDCSFSSGAAAGPGEAMAELRGGSSPGCHQRGCEAVPEAELPKDLPAALLMSPKQSTDCSRQRDAACGLDESEVCSIRAVANEPQHPQQGPAAAVPHLSGAQEATWHKQGDATCECAVSADVENGFCTSDGSVREPLAPQGISGTKNGTKRNRRRFLGEWIRGHPVGTAVLILLLLVLVLALGVALAVLAAPQVPVTAATPLSLLGCPRGWVGYNGVCYYFSQDYGTWEQGQERCSELGASLAIAKDEEMDLLFLLRGKVDYWLGLRRRGERLHWGDGSSYSSRVPVLGNSQCVYLADRRLRSDNCSNERPYLCSKAQAPL